From Lolium perenne isolate Kyuss_39 chromosome 5, Kyuss_2.0, whole genome shotgun sequence, a single genomic window includes:
- the LOC127303799 gene encoding uncharacterized protein, with translation MNKKKINKGRLSAAAVERLRHILTPESQLLMASTRLPPDIHHLLARPLLERPRFIGIRSLSSRLASLTYSLSRSLLNRIHCFYLEVLTLLPPEMLRSHYHRSLVIAGHCYGPLDPVSNIILNTVWLEATFPVPKERQFELPMISSSALLRLAHRSVEGMVAFLRAFAGGDLSDLDAYRFLLHADANLGVATQALKQARAECDEVDNPSRRNLCGVFFWGKRIEPEKGYPTVPLSDLYQAAVIAAMHPRPDMLREFLASGRVHAMLPAYSGRSLSREDVRSLIVSLSETKPSSQDDGLPLLPAKYQRLPQMARDSFILNQEIFQRELTLFSRMVKAALKEYTKHNGGTEYELVFICGGNENVADWDGLPRSIFKYHYCHVNFLGRPRGSNVAPTLFFAECVKYDGNNDIDRKTTCCTIVVPPKHVAEELRCYYCEFEGTSIVHPSQRNYHGCRTDLEKMVLGKNVYKTDKIVYNAKTLTGFMGLLPVDYVYFDPEYSSKGLLRVISSNADI, from the exons ATGAACAAGAAAAAGATCAATAAGGGACGCCTCTCTGCCGCTGCCGTCGAGCGCCTGCGCCACATTCTGACGCCGGAATCACAGCTACTCATGGCTTCCACACGGCTACCTCCTGACATACACCATCTCCTGGCTAGGCCGCTGCTTGAAAGACCCCGCTTCATCGGTATCCGCTCATTAAGCTCGCGGCTGGCTTCATTAACCTACTCCCTCAGTCGATCGCTCCTCAACAGAATCCACTGCTTCTACCTGGAGGTTCTGACCCTGCTGCCGCCGGAAATGCTGCGTAGCCACTACCACCGCAGCCTCGTCATCGCCGGGCACTGCTACGGTCCCCTTGACCCTGTCTCCAACATAATCCTCAACACGGTCTGGCTGGAAGCCACCTTCCCTGTTCCCAAGGAGCGGCAGTTCGAACTGCCCATGATCAGCTCATCGGCCCTGCTCCGCCTCGCGCACCGCTCCGTCGAAGGCATGGTCGCTTTCCTCCGCGCTTTCGCCGGTGGTGACCTCTCCGACCTCGACGCCTACCGGTTCCTTCTCCACGCCGATGCCAACCTCGGCGTAGCAACACAAGCACTGAAGCAAGCACGGGCAGAATGTGATGAAGTGGACAATCCATCAAGACGCAATCTTTGTGGCGTTTTCTTCTGGGGAAAAAGAATAGAACCCGAGAAGGGTTATCCAACTGTCCCGCTGTCCGACCTCTACCAAGCTGCAGTCATCGCAGCAATGCACCCAAGGCCTGACATGCTGCGAGAATTCCTCGCGTCCGGCCGCGTGCACGCCATGCTGCCTGCCTACTCCGGCAGATCACTCTCCCGTGAGGACGTTCGCTCGCTCATCGTTTCACTATCAGAGACCAAGCCCTCCTCCCAGGATGACGGCTTGCCATTGCTGCCAGCTAAATATCAACGGCTGCCCCAGATGGCGCGAGACAGTTTTATCTTAAACCAGGAGATATTTCAGAGAGAGCTTACACTCTTCTCCAGAATGGTTAAAGCTGCTTTGAAGGAATACACGAAACATAATGGG ggtactgagtatgagcttgtTTTTATTTGCGGAGGAAATGAGAATGTGGCTGATTGGGATGGACTGCCTCGGTCCATTTTTAAGTACCACTACTGTCATGTGAACTTCCTGGGAAGGCCCAGAGGTTCTAATGTGGCGCCAACACTTTTCTTCGCGGAGTGCGTCAAATATGACGGGAACAATGATATAGATCGGAAAACTACATGTTGTACCATCGTTGTGCCACCTAAACATGTTGCTG AGGAACTCAGGTGCTATTACTGTGAGTTTGAAGGGACTAGTATTGTGCATCCATCTCAAAGGAATTACCATGGATGTAGAACGGACCTGGAGAAGATGGTTCTTGGAAAAAATGTATACAAGACTGACAAAATTGTCTACAATGCTAAAACCTTAACTGGTTTCATGGGCTTACTTCCGGTGGATTATGTCTATTTTGACCCTGAGTATAGCAGCAAAGGGTTGTTGCGAGTGATCAGTAGCAATGCTGATATTTAA